From the Candidatus Liberimonas magnetica genome, the window TGCTTATGTCTTCAAGGCCGAGTTTTAATTTTCCTATCGTTTCGTTCCTTCTTGTTAAGGGAAATACCGCGATATGTTTTGGGTGGTTCTCGTTCGAGAGCATTTCAAGGAGTTCATCCCTGAATTTTGACAGGCAGAAGAAGTAATTCTCTTCAGAATGTTCTACGGGTTTCTGCCTGTGGTCTGGGCAGCAGAGGTTTTCGTCTAAATCTGTTTTTGACAGGAATTTTTCGCACGGCACGCAATAAAGTCCTTCATATTTTTTTTTATAAACCATTTTTTTATCGAATAAGTGTTTTAAAAATATCCCAACCGTCTTTTCATGGTTCAAGTCCGTGGTGCGTATAAACGAATCGTTGGTAATGTTCAAGCTCTTCCAGGCATTCTTAAACTCACCCGATACCTGATCGCATAATTCTTTTGGTGTCCGGTTTGAGTTTTTTGCCGCCTGCGCTATCTTTGCGCCGTGCTCGTCTGTCCCTGTAAGGAAATAAACATCGTCGCCTATTAACCTATGCCATCGTGCAAGGATGTCCGCAGCTACGGTAGTATAGGCATGCCCTAGATGAGGCAGGTCGTTTACATAATAGATGGGTGTAGTGATATAGTATTTCATAGTTACAAATTCAATGTAAAATTATCATTGCAAAATTAGCATTTCAAAATTAAAATCAAAAGCTTTATAACTTTTGCATTGCTAATTGTTAATTTTGCATTTTGCAATTAAATCATGTCGCCTTTGGCGACATGATTTGTAGTTACAACCCAAGCTTGTCAAGTATCGTGTGGGAAATCTTTGAAAGCGGGTATGTTTTTGTTTGCTTGTCTTTTAATTCAACGGTAACTTCTTCTTTAAGTCCCATAACCGACACTACGGTACCGGGGCCGTCGGGAGTGCGGACCTTGCTTCCGACTTCAGGGACTTTCTTTTTTATTTCCGTGTAGTTCTGCTGTTCATAAGCAAGGCAGCACATGAGCCTGCCGCAAAGGCCGGAAAGTTTTGTGGTGTTCAAAGCCAGATCCTGTTCTTTGGCCATGTCGATTGTAACAGAAGAAAAATCTTTTAGGAACCCTTTGCAGCACAGTTCCCTGCCGCAATGGCCGAGGCCTCCTATCATTTTCGCCTCGTCTCTAACACCTATCTGTACCATTTGTATCCGCGTCTTAAGGATATGCCCCAGGTCTTTTATTAATTCCCTGAAATCGACCCTTGTTTCAGCAGTGTAATAAATGAAAAGCTTTGACCTGTCGAAAGTATACTGCACGGTCGTCAGCTTCATGTCAAGCTCATGGTCTTCGACTTTCTGAAGCACCATTTTCTGAGCCTGCAGGTTCTTTTTTTCATTTTCTATCAAACGGTTCCTGTCTTCAGGCGTAAACTTCCTGATAATCTTTACTATGGGGTCTTTCGGTTTTTCGATCAACTTTTCTTTTTCAAATATCGTACCGGTCTCTTGCCCGTGTTCTGTCTCAACTATCACGCAATCTCCGATATTCAAATCAAGATGGCCCGGGTCTCCCAGGACCTTGTCTTTAATCCTTCGCATTATCAAGCCTGTGACTACTGGCATAATTTGCTCCTGTCTACATTTATTTCATATTGTTTTTTAATTTCAAAAAAGCCAAATCCAGCGCCATTTGTCCGTTCACATTAGCCTCTAAGAGGTTCAGGGAATTCAGCACAGTTTCCACGCAGGACCTGAAATAGGAAGGGTCCTGCCTGAAATCCTGTTTTACAAGCATAAGCAGCTGTGACAAGAACTCAAAAGGAGTTTTTGAGTATTTCTGGCTAAAAGACATGGCTTCAATGGTTGAAAAAGATTTATTTTTTATCTTTTGCCAGACCAGGCTGGTTTCTTCGAGGTCTTCTTCCATATGAAATACCGCATCCGCAATAGACCCTTCGCAGATTCGGGCTAAATTACCGGCTTTTTCTATAGAAAGAGAATAATTTTTTATGAGGAACCCGGAAATTTCCTTTTCGGATAACGGATTGAATATGACTATCTGTGTCCTTGATACTACAGTAGCCGGAAGGTTGTCTTTATGCAGGGCAAGAAGTATTATAATAGTCCACTGCGGAGGCTCCTCCAGGGTTTTTAGAAGGCAGTTGGCAGCATCCGTCGTTATCTTTTCAGCGGGTTCCAGGATAAATATTTTCCACTTGCTTTCAGAAGGCTTTAAGGATACTTCCTTCTGCACGGCTCTTATGGTGTCTATCTTAAGGGCTTTTTGTTTTTCGATGTCTTCGTCTTCAAGCCTTGCCTGCCAGTTGAAGTCTATGATCTGAACGTCAGGGTGCAAGGAATTATTTATTTTATTGCACGGTATACAAGTATTGCAGGCCTCGATTTTGCCTTGGCTGTAACCCTTGCAGTTAAGGATCTTTGCAAGTTCCAGGGCAAACTTCTTGCGTCCCACGCCGTCGGGCCCCAAAAACAGATAAGCATGCGGTATCCTTTTTGATCCCAGCTGTCCTAGGACTATTTGTTTTGCCTTGTCTTGGTTTATTATATTATTAAAGCTCATTATTGCCACCAGGGTCGTATCAAAACCCTAAATACTAAATCCCCGCCTCGCCGGCGAGGCGGGCGAAACCCTAAAAAATTTCAAAAGCACAAAATTAAAAACTCAAAAACTTTTTTAGATTGCACACTTATCTTTAGTTTTAGATTTTAGCAATCTATTTACTACAGACACTATTTTTTTATGAGTTTCATTTATTTCTTCTGCCACGTTAATAACTTTTATCCTTTCAGGGTCGCTTTTTGCAAGCGTTAAAAATCCATCGCGTACTTTGTTATGAAAACAAATGTCCTCTCTTTCGATCCTGTCGCCGTTTTCATAAGATTCTTTCCTTAAACCGCGAGCTTTTTGAAGCGCGTTTTTTATGGGGAAATCAAGGTATATTGTTAAATCAGGGATTATCCCGTGAGCAGCGATAGTGTTCAGGGTTTTTATCATCTTCAGGTCAAGGCCGCGCGCATAACCCTGATAAGCCAGGGTTGAATCAGTGAACCTGTCGCATATTACAATTATATTATTTTCCAGGTTCGGGATCACGCAATATTTTACGTTCTGCGCCCTGTTTGCTTCATACAAGAGCAGTTCAGCCAGCGGATCAACTGAATATTCCGGGTTTAAAAGGATCTTTCTTATATTATCCGAAATATTGCTTCCGCCCGGTTCACGTATTGAAATTACGCCGTTATAACCGAAATTCTTTTTATCTTTTATATATTTTACCAATAGCTCAAGCTGTGTGCTTTTCCCGCTTCCATCGCCGCCTTCAAAGGTTATAAACAGCCCTTTTTTTATGTGCATGGAGTTAATCTTAACAAAATAATATTATAGTGTCAAAGTTTCCTCGGATGGAGCTTCACTTGAATGATAATGCAGATTTTGTTATAATTTTACAAGTTCCTTCGGAAACTTATCGATCATTCAATTTCACTCACGATGTTGAGTCCTTCGGCAGGGATATTCGGCTAAGCTCAAGCGAAGCCCTCAGGACAATAAGTGCAGTCGAATTGCAATGTCGAACCATAGAGTATTCCTATAGTATAAATTAAATGAATAAAAAACCTAATTTCTATCTTTTATTCCTTGTTATGTGCTGTCTTGTAAAAGCAAGCGCTTTTGAAGGCCAAAAAGCCGGGAAAAAAGCGGTTTTTTTTGCTGATTGGGGCAATGACCCTGTTCCTCAGGAAATTGTCAACGTTTTATATGAACACCCGGTCTTAAAACTCGCGGCCTCTTTGCCAAAGAATACACAAAACACCGAATCATTAAAACCTTTGATCGATAACGGACAGCTTGAAGTGGCCCTAACATTGCCTGATGAGCCCATACTTCCTTTGATCTACGAAACGGTCATATCCACAAC encodes:
- a CDS encoding stage 0 sporulation protein, yielding MPVVTGLIMRRIKDKVLGDPGHLDLNIGDCVIVETEHGQETGTIFEKEKLIEKPKDPIVKIIRKFTPEDRNRLIENEKKNLQAQKMVLQKVEDHELDMKLTTVQYTFDRSKLFIYYTAETRVDFRELIKDLGHILKTRIQMVQIGVRDEAKMIGGLGHCGRELCCKGFLKDFSSVTIDMAKEQDLALNTTKLSGLCGRLMCCLAYEQQNYTEIKKKVPEVGSKVRTPDGPGTVVSVMGLKEEVTVELKDKQTKTYPLSKISHTILDKLGL
- the tmk gene encoding dTMP kinase produces the protein MHIKKGLFITFEGGDGSGKSTQLELLVKYIKDKKNFGYNGVISIREPGGSNISDNIRKILLNPEYSVDPLAELLLYEANRAQNVKYCVIPNLENNIIVICDRFTDSTLAYQGYARGLDLKMIKTLNTIAAHGIIPDLTIYLDFPIKNALQKARGLRKESYENGDRIEREDICFHNKVRDGFLTLAKSDPERIKVINVAEEINETHKKIVSVVNRLLKSKTKDKCAI